A region from the Triticum aestivum cultivar Chinese Spring chromosome 3D, IWGSC CS RefSeq v2.1, whole genome shotgun sequence genome encodes:
- the LOC123078734 gene encoding uncharacterized protein, with translation MSGGGGGGRGPAAGPVPASARKLVQGLKEIVSRSDSEIYAALRDCGMDPDEAVSRLLSQDTFQEVKNKRDKKKEVNKGTPEPRSRGTNNSNSRAARVGTDRTNRSSSARSVSGGVDNVASRSSILGPGVPSTNSAQKPTVPSSFANNDVVPDGLCGASQSSSGFQQNWCGVPGQMSMADIVKMGRPQGRSSSKSAATADKAFAGQNPSLSNEKNHNTKQSASTVAPTTFDQGFPALPDPIPQVINSNHASADSHQTHENVWFTQDGPPSQNQFTAPGPSGGPLSFVASLESSVLVADAVNLHEKSHTEDNASIVKQTSIPSERHSEVLHDKVQFGDELLQNSSTYQSQMHSFADEVEVSNVDVDSAATNFQHLSLQKEDQAAANSADDNPAVIIPDHLQLENTDCAHLSFGSFESGAFSGLLPSKVPKYSMEEVPNSDETPAVDQIDIRNQDYYDNGALQSSANEDVETRIGTNIENIDAPSVSQPDILMQGALDVSGLQYNPPSVSDHVYPNTTQPSIMESQQGNAQAQHLSHFSSLLAQQANTLQSNFLGSNLTQHRDFDFSPFLSAQSAMKYNPAVPTTSYPISMQENLNQGGFSNTQSTQNPPSTSIPSGLPQPQQLSLHPYSQPTLPLGSFASLVGYPYLPQNYYVPPAAFQQAYSSNGPFHQSGGAAVPGSAMKYSMPQYKSGLPVTSPPQHSSAVSGYGGFGSSSNIPNFGQNQSASPATTMGIDEALSSQFKEANHYMALQQSDNSAMWLHGAAGSRAVSAVPPGNFYGFQGQSAQGGFREVQQPSQYGGLGHPSFYQSQNGMQQEHPQNPAEGSLNSSQTAPSQPSHQMWQHSY, from the exons ATGAgcggcggaggagggggagggagggggccggCCGCGGGACCGGTGCCGGCGTCCGCGAGGAAGCTGGTGCAGGGGCTCAAGGAGATCGTGAGCCGCTCCGACTCAGAGATCTACGCGGCGCTGCGCGACTGCGGCATGGACCCTGACGAGGCGGTCAGCCGCCTCCTCTCCCAAG ATACTTTTCAAGAGGTAAAGAACAAGCGCGATAAGAAAAAGGAG GTGAATAAAGGTACACCTGAGCCAAGATCCCGAGGAACAAATAACTCAAACAGTCGTGCTGCTAGAGTTGGCACAGATCGTACTAACCGAAGCAGTTCAGCTCGGTCTGTATCCGGCGGAGTTG ATAACGTGGCTTCAAGGTCATCAATATTGGGACCTGGTGTTCCATCAACCAATTCCGCTCAGAAGCCAACAGTTCCGAG TTCCTTTGCAAACAACGATGTGGTTCCTGATGGATTATGCGGAGCATCACAATCATCGTCAGGATTTCAGCAGAATTGGTGTGGGGTGCCTGGTCAGATGTCAATGGCTGATATAGTTAAAATGGGCAGACCTCAAGGAAGGTCTTCTAGCAAGTCTGCGGCTACGGCAGACAAAGCATTTGCTGGCCAAAACCCATCTTTGTCAAATGAAAAGAACCATAACACAAAACAATCCGCAAGCACAGTCGCCCCGACAACATTTGACCAAGGATTTCCAGCTCTTCCAGATCCCATTCCCCAAGTTATAAATTCTAATCACGCTTCGGCAGACAGCCACCAAACACATGAAAATGTTTGGTTTACACAGGACGGACCACCATCACAAAATCAATTCACAGCCCCTGGGCCATCTGGCGGCCCATTATCATTTGTGGCATCATTGGAGTCATCAGTGCTGGTTGCTGATGCCGTTAACTTGCATGAGAAGTCTCACACAGAAGATAACGCCTCAATTGTAAAGCAGACATCAATACCTTCTGAGAGACACTCGGAAGTTCTTCACGACAAAGTTCAATTCGGTGATGAATTATTGCAGAACTCAAGTACATACCAATCTCAAATGCATTCATTTGCCGATGAAG TTGAGGTTTCCAACGTTGATGTGGACTCAGCTGCAACGAACTTTCAGCATCTAAGCTTGCAAAAGGAAGATCAAGCAGCAGCTAATTCTGCTGATGATAATCCAGCGGTTATAATCCCCGATCATCTACAACTTGAAAATACAGACTGCGCGCATCTGAGCTTTGGTAGTTTTGAATCTGGTGCCTTCTCTGGGTTGCTTCCATCCAAGGTCCCTAAATATAGTATGGAAGAGGTGCCCAACTCAGATGAAACTCCAGCAGTTGATCAAATAGATATCAG GAATCAAGATTACTATGACAATGGTGCTCTACAGTCATCAGCAAAtgaggatgttgaaaccagaataGGTACCAACATTGAGAATATTGATGCCCCTTCAGTTTCGCAGCCTGATATACTGATGCAAGGTGCTCTAGATGTGTCTGGTCTTCAGTATAACCCACCATCAGTTTCAGATCATGTGTATCCGAACACAACACAGCCAAGTATAATGGAGAGCCAACAAGGAAACGCTCAAGCACAACATCTTTCTCATTTTTCAAGCTTGCTG GCACAGCAAGCTAACACTCTGCAAAGCAACTTCTTGGGGTCAAATCTTACCCAGCACCGGGATTTTGACTTCTCACCGTTTTTATCAGCACAGTCAGCAATGAAATATAACCCAGCTGTGCCAACAACCAGTTACCCAATCTCCATGCAAGAG AATTTAAACCAAGGGGGTTTCTCCAACACTCAATCTACACAAAATCCTCCCAGTACGAGCATTCCGTCAGGGCTACCTCAACCTCAGCAATTATCTTTACATCCGTACTCTCAGCCAACTCTACCCCTAGGGTCTTTTGCCAGTTTAGTCGGCTATCCATACTTGCCTCAAAACTACTATGTACCACCAGCAGCCTTCCAGCAAGCGTATTCAAGTAATGGACCTTTCCATCAATCTGGTGGTGCTGCTGTGCCTGGATCTGCTATGAAATATTCGATGCCACAGTACAAGAGTGGCCTTCCTGTCACAAGCCCACCACAGCATTCATCAGCAGTCTCTGGTTATGGAGGCTTTGGAAGCTCAAGTAATATACCGAATTTTGGCCAAAACCAGAGTGCCTCCCCTGCCACGACTATGGGGATTGATGAAGCTTTAAGTTCACAGTTCAAAGAGGCCAATCACTATATGGCCCTACAGCAG AGCGACAACTCAGCGATGTGGCTTCATGGAGCTGCTGGTTCAAGAGCTGTTTCAGCTGTTCCACCTGGTAACTTTTACGGCTTCCAGGGCCAGAGCGCGCAGGGTGGCTTCCGCGAGGTGCAACAGCCCTCTCAGTATGGTGGCCTTGGGCACCCGAGCTTCTACCAGTCGCAGAATGGTATGCAGCAGGAGCACCCGCAGAACCCTGCGGAGGGAAGCCTGAACAGCTCCCAGACTGCCCCGTCTCAGCCATCACACCAGATGTGGCAGCACAGCTACTAA